The Tripterygium wilfordii isolate XIE 37 chromosome 17, ASM1340144v1, whole genome shotgun sequence genome has a window encoding:
- the LOC119982675 gene encoding uncharacterized protein LOC119982675 has protein sequence MLSRSRTPPSLLSLTIDTAVLHLSDVSDLSPLPDHILLDLFLRTLSAGKLTEKILKLFMASGREEVISFIQALNIQHVFIPVLPTRCSEKF, from the exons atgttatCCAGATCCAGAACTCCGCCATCACTGCTCTCCCTAACCATTGACACGGCTGTTCTTCACCTCTCTGACGTCTCGGATCTATCTCCTCTTCCTGATCACATCCTTCTCGATCTCTTCCTG AGAACACTCAGTGCCGGAAAGCTGACAGAAAAGATTCTAAAGCTCTTTATGGCATCTGGGAGAGAAGAAGTCATTTCATTCATCCAGGCTTTGAATATTCAGCACGTCTTCATCCCTGTTCTTCCCACCA GATGTTCTGAGAAATTCTAG
- the LOC119982674 gene encoding probable UDP-arabinopyranose mutase 5, whose amino-acid sequence MSLVNIKDSEIDIVIGAVNADLTSFINEWKPVFSSFHLIIVKDPDLKEELQIPGGFNHQVYTKSDIDRVVGPKNSVLFSGYSCRYFGYLVSRRKYIISVDDDCVPAKDSKEFLIDAVAQHISNLTAPATPFFFNTLYDPFRKGADFVRGYPFSLRSGVDCALSCGLWLNLADLDAPTQALRPNQRNSRYVDAVMTVPARAMMPISGINIAFNRELVGPALCPALQLAGEGKLRWETMEDVWSGMCVKVMCDHLGLGVKTGLPYIWRKDRGNAIDSLKKEWEGVKLMEEVVPFFQSVRLPQTATTPEDCMVEMAKAVKEQLGAVDPVFTRAAEAMMEWLKLWKAVGSGSSAAV is encoded by the coding sequence ATGTCTCTAGTGAACATCAAGGACAGTGAGATTGATATTGTGATTGGAGCCGTCAATGCGGACTTAACATCATTCATTAATGAATGGAAACCAGTATTCTCTAGTTTCCATTTGATAATTGTCAAAGACCCTGATCTCAAGGAGGAACTCCAGATTCCTGGAGGGTTTAACCACCAAGTCTACACTAAGTCTGACATAGACCGAGTTGTAGGTCCCAAAAATTCTGTGTTGTTCTCTGGTTATTCGTGCAGGTATTTTGGTTATCTTGTATCTAGGAGGAAATATATTATTTCTGTTGATGATGACTGTGTCCCTGCTAAGGACAGTAAGGAGTTTCTGATAGATGCTGTAGCGCAGCATATTTCGAATCTTACAGCTCCAGCTACTCCATTCTTTTTTAATACGCTTTATGATCCTTTCCGTAAGGGAGCTGATTTTGTCCGTGGGTACCCATTCAGCCTGAGAAGTGGGGTTGACTGTGCACTGTCATGTGGACTCTGGCTCAATCTAGCTGACCTTGATGCACCTACACAAGCCCTCAGGCCAAACCAGAGGAATTCTAGATATGTTGATGCAGTAATGACTGTTCCAGCTAGGGCCATGATGCCCATCAGTGGAATCAATATTGCCTTTAACCGTGAGTTGGTGGGTCCTGCGTTGTGCCCAGCTTTACAGTTAGCTGGGGAAGGAAAGCTGAGGTGGGAAACAATGGAAGATGTATGGAGTGGGATGTGTGTCAAGGTTATGTGCGATCACCTTGGCCTCGGAGTGAAAACTGGTCTTCCTTACATATGGAGGAAAGATAGAGGTAATGCCATAGACAGCTTGAAAAAGGAATGGGAAGGAGTGAAGCTGATGGAAGAGGTGGTTCCTTTCTTTCAGTCGGTAAGGCTGCCACAAACAGCTACAACACCTGAGGATTGCATGGTGGAGATGGCGAAAGCAGTGAAGGAGCAGCTAGGAGCTGTGGATCCTGTGTTTACTCGTGCTGCTGAAGCCATGATGGAGTGGCTCAAGCTTTGGAAGGCCGTTGGATCAGGTTCATCCGCAGCAGTGTAG
- the LOC119982324 gene encoding uncharacterized protein LOC119982324 — translation MEDPELEWEIEEHESEENSGKRCWGIVDNGLSLGKKILVTGVLLSSAPLVLPPLLVISTIGFVFSVPSGLLLANYVCAEKLLGKLLPRTTPPPLLLGFGIWSNNEDVDGANVEQDIDYEEEEEELLTDIKGDVEGKFEINEKENGKVDYTKGLVGPYEKELSESADEIVEENGYGRDVVKCLDEQDKPLEEIEVTIRRRGEGLRDELVAEQVKDEQPVNVLFGVEVVIKGDERSESNVVEEETPFEVIKVAVDSCLGGDIEEVKELVRETGALLEKLRDEGDTVDVESIDVANIVEEEQRPWVEKWTVLRAEKADESTANNDILVKDKKKNLQSSKEEVREITDESEFGLLHDKNAAAQPSKKEAYNSTEGRVATDSAELPYAEREVETNHGGKSSKKNISMGSKVPYSEEEIWKQIYALRSIVGYQVLPQATYNEEIKALYVFTGVEPPASLEEHSDLKGVNDKLQFLKSIVGVK, via the exons ATGGAAGATCCAGAGCTAGAGTGGGAAATTGAAGAACATGAATCGGAAGAAAACAGTGGCAAGAGGTGTTGGGGCATTGTGGACAACGGACTTAGTCTGGGAAAGAAGATTTTGGTCACAGGTGTGTTACTATCCTCTGCGCCTTTAGTTCTTCCTCCACTTCTTGTTATTTCCACAATTGGGTTTGTCTTCTCTGTTCCATCTGGGCTCCTCTTGGCAAACTATGTTTGCGCTGAGAAGCTCCTGGGTAAGTTGCTTCCAAGGACCACTCCACCTCCATTATTGTTGGGATTTGGAATATGGTCCAATAATGAGGATGTTGATGGTGCTAACGTTGAACAAGATATTGattatgaagaagaagaagaagagctacTTACAGATATAAAAGGAGATGTTGAGGGCAAGTTTGAaataaatgagaaagaaaacggGAAAGTTGATTATACAAAAGGACTTGTTGGGCCATATGAAAAAGAACTATCAGAAAGTGCAGATGAAATTGTGGAGGAAAATGGGTATGGGAGAGATGTTGTTAAGTGCTTAGATGAACAAGATAAACCATTGGAAGAGATAGAAGTAACAATTAGAAGGAGGGGAGAAGGGCTACGGGATGAACTGGTGGCAGAACAAGTCAAGGATGAGCAGCCTGTGAATGTGCTATTTGGGGTAGAGGTGGTAATTAAGGGAGATGAGAGAAGTGAAAGCAATGTTGTAGAAGAGGAGACACCGTTTGAAGTGATAAAGGTGGCTGTAGATTCATGTCTTGGTGGTGACATTGAAGAAGTCAAGGAATTAGTGAGAGAGACAGGGGCGTTATTAGAAAAACTGCGAGATGAAGGTGATACTGTGGATGTGGAATCGATTGATGTTGCTAACATTGTGGAAGAAGAGCAGAGACCTTGGGTAGAAAAGTGGACTGTGTTGCGGGCAGAAAAGGCCGATGAGAGTACTGCAAACAATGATATCCTTGtgaaagataaaaaaaagaacttgcAATCCTCAAAGGAAGAAGTAAGGGAAATTACTGATGAAAGTGAGTTTGGCTTGCTTCATGATAAAAATGCAGCTGCACAGCCATCCAAAAAAGAGGCTTACAATAGCACTGAAG GCCGTGTAGCTACTGATTCTGCAGAGCTTCCTTATGCTGAAAGGGAAGTTGAGACCAACCATGGGGGGAAATCTTCAAAAAAGAACATCAGCATGGGTTCCAAG GTACCTTACAGTGAGGAGGAGATATGGAAACAAATCTATGCCCTGCGCAGCATAGTAGGCTATCAAGTTTTGCCACAAGCAACATACAATGAGGAAATTAAGGCTCTTTATGTGTTCACTGGAGTTGAGCCACCTGCCTCGCTTGAAGAGCATAGTGATCTCAAGGGAGTAAATGACAAGCTTCAGTTTCTGAAGTCCATTGTTGGAGTTAAATAA
- the LOC119981973 gene encoding uncharacterized protein At4g13230-like, with protein sequence MASLNIRTTLSKFGHVGAAIARRSTWNPNFFFASSPRSLRAMSDPDGAAAREKASEAVQHGADEAINTGEDMKNKAAAAEQDVSGKGKQKVQDEWGSDKENAQKAKDTVIGKADDSKEVIKENADTIKRSMNSKN encoded by the exons ATGGCAAGCTTGAACATTCGCACCACCCTCTCCAAGTTTGGCCATGTTGGAGCagcaattgctagaagaagtaCATGGAATCCCAATTTCTTCTTCGCTTCAAGCCCGAGATCTCTCCGA GCAATGTCTGATCCAGATGGGGCAGCGGCAAGAGAAAAGGCATCGGAGGCCGTTCAACATGGTGCTGACGAGGCTATCAACACCGGTGAAGACATGAAGAACaaggctgctgctgctgaacaA GATGTGAGTGGGAAGGGAAAGCAGAAAGTGCAAGATGAATGGGGTTCGGACAAGGAGAATGCACAAAAGGCCAAAGACACGGTGATTGGCAAGGCGGATGACTCAAAGGAGGTCATCAAAGAAAATGCAGATACTATCAAGCGAAGCATGAACTCCAAGAACTGA